Proteins encoded by one window of Chitinivorax sp. PXF-14:
- a CDS encoding asparaginase domain-containing protein produces MTLRIITTGGTIDKVYFDAKSSYEIGDPMVTDILDEGLATVLHTVQSILKKDSLELTDEDRQLIYDAVLAAPERHIVITHGTDTMPITALKLKSIVDKTIVLTGAMAPARFRRTDAIFNIGCAVAAAQALPAGVYITMNGRLFEAGKVRKNLDLGRFEATE; encoded by the coding sequence ATGACGCTACGCATCATCACGACCGGCGGCACCATCGACAAGGTCTATTTCGACGCCAAGAGCAGCTACGAAATCGGCGATCCGATGGTCACCGACATCCTCGACGAGGGCCTGGCAACCGTGCTGCACACGGTACAGTCCATCCTGAAGAAGGACAGCCTCGAGCTGACCGACGAAGACCGCCAGCTCATCTACGATGCCGTGCTGGCCGCGCCCGAGCGGCACATCGTCATCACCCACGGCACCGACACCATGCCTATCACCGCGCTCAAGCTGAAGAGCATCGTCGACAAGACGATCGTGCTCACGGGGGCGATGGCCCCGGCGCGCTTTCGCCGCACCGATGCGATCTTCAACATCGGCTGCGCCGTGGCTGCGGCCCAGGCCTTGCCGGCCGGCGTCTACATCACCATGAATGGGCGCTTGTTCGAGGCCGGCAAGGTGCGCAAGAACCTCGATCTGGGGCGTTTCGAAGCGACCGAGTGA
- a CDS encoding HIT family protein, producing MLWQGDRARVVLVDDADYPGFCRVIWQAHVKEMTDLPEADQLHLMRLVFAVEAVLRTVLQPEKINLASLGNMTPHLHWHVIPRFRDDRHFPSPVWAAAAREQSAQALPDGWQVRLRESLSACLDALG from the coding sequence TTGTTGTGGCAGGGTGATAGGGCACGGGTGGTGCTGGTCGACGATGCCGATTATCCGGGCTTCTGTCGTGTCATCTGGCAGGCCCATGTCAAGGAAATGACCGACCTGCCGGAGGCGGACCAGCTCCATCTGATGCGACTCGTGTTCGCGGTGGAAGCTGTGCTGCGCACCGTGTTGCAGCCTGAGAAGATCAATCTTGCCAGCCTTGGCAACATGACCCCCCATCTGCACTGGCACGTCATCCCGCGTTTCCGCGACGACCGCCATTTTCCGAGCCCCGTATGGGCTGCCGCTGCGCGTGAACAATCCGCGCAGGCCTTGCCCGACGGCTGGCAGGTGCGACTGCGCGAGTCGCTGTCGGCCTGTCTCGATGCACTGGGCTGA
- a CDS encoding quinone oxidoreductase, whose product MPKAIQIYQTGGPDVMQWLDVEVGEPGPGEVRVRHHAVGLNFIDVYFRTGLYATPLPTGLGKEAAGVIEAVGEGVTALRPGDHVAYAGGPLGAYSEARVMPAEFVVRLPDAIGFETAAAMMLQGLTAQYLLRRTYRVQPGDTILIHAAAGGVGLIVCQWAKALGATVIGTVGSDDKAALARAHGCDHAIVYTRENFTELVRELTGGEGVAVVYDSIGRDTFMGSLDCLRPLGMMVSFGNASGPVEPISPLLLSQKGSLFLTRPTLFAYIAKRHDLEAMAQELFDVVASGQVKIAINQRYALRDVAQAHSDLEARKTTGSTVLLP is encoded by the coding sequence ATGCCAAAAGCCATCCAGATATATCAAACCGGCGGGCCGGACGTCATGCAATGGCTCGATGTCGAGGTCGGCGAGCCGGGGCCGGGTGAGGTGAGGGTGCGCCATCACGCGGTCGGCTTGAACTTCATCGATGTTTATTTCCGCACCGGGCTGTATGCCACGCCGCTGCCAACCGGCCTGGGCAAAGAGGCTGCCGGCGTGATCGAGGCTGTCGGCGAGGGTGTGACGGCACTGCGCCCGGGGGACCACGTGGCCTATGCAGGTGGCCCTCTGGGTGCCTATAGCGAGGCGCGCGTCATGCCAGCCGAGTTTGTGGTCAGACTGCCCGACGCGATCGGCTTCGAGACGGCCGCGGCGATGATGCTGCAAGGGTTGACCGCGCAATACCTGCTGCGGCGCACCTATCGGGTGCAGCCCGGCGACACCATCCTGATCCACGCCGCGGCGGGCGGCGTGGGCCTGATCGTCTGCCAGTGGGCAAAGGCGCTCGGCGCGACAGTGATCGGCACCGTCGGGTCGGACGACAAGGCCGCCCTGGCCCGTGCCCACGGTTGCGACCATGCCATCGTCTATACGCGCGAAAACTTCACCGAACTCGTGCGCGAGCTGACCGGCGGCGAGGGCGTGGCGGTGGTCTACGATTCCATCGGCCGCGATACTTTCATGGGCTCGCTCGACTGCCTGCGACCGCTCGGCATGATGGTCAGCTTCGGCAATGCCTCGGGCCCGGTGGAGCCGATCTCGCCGCTGCTGTTGTCGCAGAAGGGCTCGTTGTTCCTCACGCGCCCGACACTGTTTGCCTACATCGCCAAGCGCCACGATCTGGAGGCGATGGCACAGGAGCTATTCGACGTGGTGGCGAGCGGCCAGGTGAAGATCGCGATCAATCAGCGCTATGCCTTGCGGGACGTGGCGCAGGCACATAGCGACCTCGAAGCGCGCAAGACTACCGGCTCAACCGTGCTGCTGCCGTGA
- a CDS encoding thiamine pyrophosphate-binding protein produces the protein MAHTPPNGAQALVESLLIHGADTGFCVPGESYLAVLDALYDVRERFKLVVCRQEGGAAYMADAYGKLTGKPGIAFVTRGPGATNASVGVHTAFQDSSPMILFIGQVAREALEREAFQEIDYRRMFGQMAKWVAQIDDARRIPEFVSHAFHIATSGRPGPVVLALPEDMLHDACEVAPPQPYRRIAAAPRPQDMAELQAMLEAAERPLMILGGRGWTHDACADMRRFAENWRLPVACAFRYQDLFDSEHAQYVGDVGLGINPRLKARIQQADLVLAVGPRLGESTTSGYELFDIPRPQQKLVHVHAGVEELGRVYAADLPINAGYPEFALQAASLLPGAAPRWAGLTDEARQQYLSWSEPTATPGAVQMGEIMRWLCARLPADAIVTNGAGNYAIWLHRFFRYRQFATQLAPTSGSMGYGVPAAVAAKIVTPARMVVSFSGDGCFLMNGQELGTAVKYNAAVVFIVVNNGMYGTIRMHQERNYPERVIATELANPDFAALARAYGAHGEVVEATADFAPAFERAVTAGRPALIELRVDPEAITPATTITQLRQAAQR, from the coding sequence ATGGCCCACACCCCACCCAACGGCGCACAGGCGCTGGTCGAGTCCCTGCTGATCCACGGCGCCGATACCGGCTTCTGCGTGCCCGGCGAGAGTTATCTCGCGGTGCTCGACGCGCTCTATGACGTGCGCGAGCGCTTCAAGCTCGTCGTCTGCCGCCAGGAGGGCGGCGCGGCCTATATGGCCGATGCCTATGGCAAGCTCACCGGCAAGCCCGGCATCGCCTTCGTTACGCGCGGCCCCGGCGCGACCAATGCCAGCGTCGGTGTGCACACGGCGTTTCAGGACTCGAGCCCGATGATCCTGTTCATCGGCCAGGTCGCGCGCGAGGCGCTCGAGCGCGAGGCCTTCCAGGAGATCGACTACCGCCGCATGTTCGGCCAGATGGCCAAGTGGGTGGCGCAGATCGACGATGCGCGACGCATCCCCGAATTCGTCTCGCACGCCTTCCATATCGCCACCAGCGGCCGGCCCGGGCCGGTAGTGCTGGCCCTGCCCGAAGACATGCTGCACGATGCCTGCGAGGTCGCGCCGCCACAGCCCTATCGCCGCATCGCCGCAGCACCGCGCCCGCAGGACATGGCCGAGCTGCAGGCCATGCTGGAGGCGGCCGAGCGGCCGTTGATGATACTCGGCGGGCGCGGTTGGACGCATGATGCCTGCGCCGACATGCGCCGTTTCGCTGAAAACTGGCGGCTGCCGGTCGCCTGCGCCTTCCGCTATCAGGACCTGTTCGATAGCGAGCATGCGCAATACGTCGGCGACGTGGGCCTGGGCATCAACCCCAGACTCAAGGCCCGCATCCAGCAGGCCGACCTGGTGCTGGCCGTGGGCCCACGCCTGGGCGAATCGACGACGAGTGGCTACGAGCTGTTCGACATCCCGCGGCCGCAGCAGAAACTGGTTCATGTCCATGCCGGGGTGGAGGAGCTGGGGCGCGTCTACGCCGCCGACCTGCCGATCAACGCGGGCTACCCTGAATTCGCCCTGCAGGCCGCGTCCCTATTGCCTGGCGCGGCACCGCGCTGGGCGGGCCTCACCGACGAGGCGCGGCAGCAATACCTGAGCTGGAGCGAGCCGACCGCCACGCCGGGTGCGGTGCAGATGGGCGAGATCATGCGCTGGCTGTGCGCGCGCCTGCCGGCGGATGCCATTGTCACCAATGGCGCCGGCAACTACGCGATCTGGCTGCATCGCTTTTTCCGCTACCGCCAGTTCGCCACCCAGCTCGCGCCTACCAGCGGCTCGATGGGCTATGGCGTGCCCGCGGCCGTGGCGGCCAAGATCGTCACCCCGGCGCGGATGGTCGTGTCGTTCTCGGGCGACGGCTGCTTCCTCATGAATGGCCAGGAGCTGGGCACTGCCGTGAAATACAACGCCGCCGTGGTGTTCATCGTGGTCAACAACGGCATGTACGGCACCATCCGCATGCACCAGGAGCGCAACTACCCCGAGCGCGTGATCGCCACCGAGCTGGCCAACCCGGATTTCGCCGCGCTGGCGCGGGCCTATGGCGCGCACGGCGAGGTTGTCGAGGCTACCGCCGACTTCGCGCCGGCCTTCGAGCGCGCCGTGACGGCAGGCCGGCCGGCACTGATCGAGCTGCGGGTGGACCCGGAGGCGATCACGCCGGCCACCACCATCACGCAGCTGCGGCAGGCGGCGCAGCGCTGA